The Styela clava chromosome 13, kaStyClav1.hap1.2, whole genome shotgun sequence genome has a window encoding:
- the LOC144431228 gene encoding uncharacterized protein LOC144431228, with protein sequence MQEYITKGFAKKLSQEEDIPAGPVWYLCHHPVCTANKPKVRIVFDCAAIYKGVSLNDTLMPGPDLVSSLIGVLTQFRKGRIALVADIEAMFHQIKVKKEDCNALRFLWWPNGDILKKAELYFMERHIFGACSSPCIASFCLKETGKRFGHEFDKRICEIIENGFYVDDCLTSSDSDEDAINTKTQLCNLMKKGGFNLTKWISNSSTVMANIPESEHTKSVKELDLHEPRKERVLGVFWNVDADAFQFRSTVPKLKTYTRRTILSAVNSLFDPLGMLAPVILVAKMLQQEIIEKGFGWDEVITEDNIKDWDTWFKQLTDLEYISIPRCFKPQEFGNIKHCEIHHFSDASSFGYGVVSYLRLVDENNQIHCSFLCGKAKVAPPRAESIPRLELVAAVLAVKADKWLRLKLNYSDCESVFWTDSSAVRQSICNPRKRFRTFVANRLAKIHRQSKPSQWRQVPSKINPADDASRGLSLKTLINKSRWLLAPEFLWKTEDSWPRNSEDKTDLPDEFQPIERKKVATIIASDIDTIDNFIKSFSDLQRLKIATAWVLRYKSFLRNHNSVTTRNITVEEMQYAEQALVKYVQQQNYKSVIDNLSDKSEIGDRKARHEMKKAEHTKSIAKLDPIITDGILRIGGRLDKAPISFEMRHPIILPNDHHLTRLIIDFYHKKVGHSSVSHTWNVIREKYWITRPRATIRHELNKCVTCRKANTRQGEQLMAELPSARLKVGQPPFYSTGIDFFGPYLIKRGRSEIKRYGCIFTCLTTRAVHIELAEDLSTDAFINALRRFMARRSKPFELHSDNGTNFVGAERILREEMHKLDHTKLDGFFKKQEIRWYFNTPTASNQGGSWEILIRSIRRILNKIFYKSPVVSQDVLHTALLEAEYIINSRPLCPVSFDPRDNAPLSPNHLLLQKPTPCISPGLFNNQDSYSRLQWRRVQLLADEFWRRFCKEYLPTIAIRQKWPDKTRNFTVGDIVLVVNNSVPRGKWEMGRIVNTYPDRFDIVRNVDVKTQWGVLRRPINKLCLIQEANVEEK encoded by the coding sequence ATGCAGGAATATATTACAAAAGGTTTTGCGAAAAAGCTTTCGCAAGAAGAAGATATCCCTGCAGGTCCTGTTTGGTATTTGTGCCACCACCCGGTGTGTACCGCAAACAAACCGAAAGTGCGTATCGTATTTGATTGTGCTGCAATTTATAAAGGTGTTTCTCTTAATGACACTCTCATGCCTGGACCAGACTTGGTGTCAAGCCTTATTGGTGTGTTGACTCAATTTCGTAAGGGACGCATAGCTTTAGTTGCTGATATTGAAGCTATGTTTCATCAAATTAAAGTTAAGAAAGAAGATTGCAATGCTCTGCGATTTCTTTGGTGGCCAAATGGTGATATTTTAAAGAAGGCAGAATTATATTTCATGGAACGTCATATATTTGGAGCTTGCAGTTCACCTTGCATTGCTTCATTCTGCTTGAAGGAAACCGGAAAACGATTTGGTCATGAATTTGATAAAAGAATTTGTGAGATTATTGAAAATGGATTTTATGTAGATGACTGTCTTACATCTTCTGATAGTGATGAAGATGCAATAAACACAAAAACACAACTTTGTAATTTGATGAAGAAGGGAGGTTTCAATCTAACGAAGTGGATTTCAAATAGTTCCACTGTGATGGCCAATATCCCAGAATCTGAACATACCAAATCTGTGAAAGAGTTGGATTTGCATGAACCTCGAAAAGAGCGTGTTCTTGGAGTTTTCTGGAATGTAGATGCCGATGCTTTTCAATTTCGTTCAACTGTACCTAAGTTGAAGACATATACAAGAAGGACAATTTTATCTGCAGTTAATTCACTATTTGATCCCCTGGGAATGCTCGCTCCCGTGATTCTGGTAGCAAAAATGTTGCAACAAGAAATCATCGAAAAAGGTTTCGGCTGGGATGAAGTAATTACAGAAGACAATATTAAAGACTGGGACACTTGGTTCAAACAGCTCACTGATCTTGAATATATTTCGATTCCAAGATGTTTCAAGCCACAAGAATTTGGAAATATCAAACATTGTGAGATACACCATTTTTCAGATGCTTCTAGCTTCGGTTATGGTGTAGTTTCGTATTTGAGGCTGGTCgatgaaaataatcaaatacaCTGCTCATTTTTATGTGGTAAAGCAAAGGTGGCTCCTCCGAGGGCTGAAAGCATTCCTAGACTTGAACTTGTTGCTGCTGTGCTAGCTGTAAAGGCAGATAAGTGGCTACGATTAAAGTTGAATTATTCCGATTGTGAGTCCGTATTTTGGACTGATTCGAGTGCAGTGCGTCAAAGCATATGTAATCCAAGAAAACGTTTTCGTACCTTCGTTGCAAATAGATTGGCCAAGATTCATCGACAGTCAAAGCCGTCTCAATGGCGACAAGTGCCTTCAAAAATCAATCCGGCTGATGACGCATCACGAGGCTTATCATTGAAAACTCTCATCAATAAAAGTCGTTGGCTGCTTGCACCTGAATTTTTATGGAAGACCGAAGATAGTTGGCCAAGAAATTCTGAAGATAAAACGGACCTGCCTGATGAATTTCAGCCAATTGAAAGAAAGAAAGTGGCAACAATTATTGCTTCGGATATTGACACAATTGACAACTTCATTAAAAGCTTTTCTGATTTACAAAGGCTCAAGATTGCCACTGCATGGGTGTTACGCTATAAAAGTTTCCTTCGTAACCACAATTCTGTTACCACAAGAAATATAACTGTGGAAGAAATGCAATACGCAGAGCAAGCACTTGTGAAATATGTTCAGCAGCAGAATTACAAATCTGTCATTGATAATTTATCAGACAAAAGTGAAATTGGTGACAGGAAGGCTCGTCACGAGATGAAGAAAGCTGAGCATACAAAGTCAATTGCAAAACTAGATCCAATTATAACTGATGGAATTCTACGGATTGGGGGGAGGTTGGATAAAGCTCCTATTTCATTCGAAATGCGACATCCCATCATTTTACCAAATGATCACCACTTAACCAGATTAATTATTGACTTCTATCACAAGAAAGTTGGACATTCAAGTGTTTCTCATACTTGGAATGTTATTCGTGAAAAATACTGGATCACAAGACCGAGAGCAACAATTCGGcatgaattaaataaatgtGTGACCTGCAGAAAAGCTAACACACGACAAGGTGAACAGTTAATGGCTGAACTGCCATCTGCTCGTCTAAAGGTTGGTCAACCACCATTCTATTCAACAGGAATCGACTTCTTCGGCCCATATTTGATCAAACGTGGGAGAAGTGAAATCAAAAGATATGGCTGCATATTTACATGCCTCACAACAAGAGCTGTACATATTGAACTGGCAGAAGATTTATCCACTGATGCTTTCATAAATGCTCTTAGGAGGTTTATGGCAAGAAGATCAAAACCTTTTGAATTGCACAGTGACAatggaactaattttgttggagCAGAACGAATATTACGAGAAGAAATGCATAAGCTCGATCATACCAAATTAGATGGATTCTTCAAAAAACAAGAAATCCGCTGGTATTTCAATACTCCAACAGCCAGCAACCAAGGAGGTTCCTGGGAAATTTTAATTCGATCAATAAGAAGAATTTTGAACaagatattttacaaatctCCTGTTGTATCTCAAGATGTTCTGCATACTGCACTCCTGGAGGCAGAATACATAATCAATTCAAGACCTTTGTGTCCAGTTTCTTTTGATCCAAGAGATAATGCACCATTATCTCCAAATCATCTACTTCTGCAAAAACCAACACCATGTATTTCACCTGGATTATTCAATAATCAAGATTCCTATAGTCGTCTACAGTGGCGTCGAGTTCAACTTCTTGCTGACGAGTTCTGGAGGAGATTCTGCAAAGAATATTTGCCAACCATAGCCATTCGTCAAAAATGGCCGGACAAGACAAGAAACTTCACTGTTGGGGACATAGTACTTGTGGTAAACAACAGTGTACCAAGGGGCAAATGGGAAATGGGACGAATTGTCAACACATATCCGGATCGATTTGACATAGTTCGTAATGTAGATGTCAAAACTCAATGGGGAGTACTGAGAAGACCAATCAACAAGTTATGTCTCATTCAAGAAGCAAATGTGGAAGAAAAGTAA